The genomic interval AAAAGTAATCCGCGTGATCTTAAGTTTTGAATAATGTGCGGATCAGCTTCTTTAACATGCTGATGTTTGAAATCCGTTACAAGCTCATTGAATCTGCCGCTTTTGTCAACAGGATTCACAAACGGCAGATCAAATTTTCTTCCTGCTTGATAATCATCTTCACCGAATGCCGGAGCCATGTGGACAATTCCGGAGCCGTCTTCGGTCGTTACAAAATCTCCATCAACAACATAAAATCCTCTTTTATCAACTGGAATGTAATCGAACAATCTCTCATATTCCCAACCGAGCAGATCGTTTCCTTTGTAAGTTTCTACAACCTCATACCCTTCAGGTAGAACAGATAATCTTTCTTTCGCAAGTATTAAGAAATATGCTTTTTTCTTTTCGTCAATCAGCTTTGCTTTTACATAATCGATATCGTTTCTCACAGCGAGTGCAACATTTGAAATCAATGTCCATGGCGTAGTCGTCCAGACCAGAAAGTAGGTATCTTCTTGCCCTTTAATTTTTGCCGCAATGTAGATTGACGGATCTTTTACGTCTTCATAACCAAGCGAAAGCTCGTGTGAAGAAAGGGGCGTTTCGCAGCGTGTGCAGTAAGGTTGAATCTTGAATCCTTTGTAGATAAAACCTTCGTCAAAAAATCTTTTGAGCGACCACCAAACTGATTCGATGTATTCATTTGTGCATGTGATGTACGCATCGTCGAGATTTATCCAATAACCGATTCGGCGTGTTATCTCGTTCCAATCTTTGAGATATGTGAAGACAGAATTTTTACACGCTTTATTGAATTCGCTTACGCCATAACTAATAATTTCATCTTTTTGCTTTATGCCAAGCTGTTTTTCAACTTCAATTTCGACCGGCAAGCCGTGTGTATCCCAGCCGGCTTTTCGGTGGACTTGAAACCCCTGCAGAGTTTTATAACGGCATATGATATCCTTAATTGTTCGTGCCATAACATGATGAATGCCTGGCTTTCCATTGGCTGTTGGTGGACCTTCGTAAAAAGTAAAGAATTTATCCGAACTTCTCGAAGAAATGCTCTTCTCGAAAATCTTGTTGGATTCCCAAAAGCCGAGAATCTCTTTTTCTATCTCTGAATATTTTATTTTTTCTGTATGCTGCTTAAACATAGTATCGAATCACTTAATTTGAACTGCAAAGATAAGAAAATTATTGAAATTTGTATTGATTAGGTTATTATTTTTGAAAAGCGATGTTCTGAAAAATCCGACTTTTCTGATTCATTCAATTCGTAAAAAGTCGGTTTTTTTAGAGCTATTCCTTCAGCCCCTCTTCATGCTTTTCGAGGACGGCTAATTCGGTTTGGAGGAATTCTCGAATTTTAATTTCAAGCTCGCGTTTAATTTTTTCAAGCTCCTGAACTTTCTTCTTAGCATCAAAAACCATTTCATTTGCATTGACCATTGCTTCACGCTTTAAGAGTTCAGCTTCCTGCTTTGCATCAATAATATTCTTTTCATAAAAACGGATCTTTTCGGTTGCTTTTATAATGTCTTTGCTAACTTTGTATGAATAATACACAACAGTTCCAAATATTGCGAAACAGGTTGTCAGTGCGATTTTCAAAATTTGTGTGAGGGCAGATGCTCCACCGAACGTTTCGAGATAAAATACAGACGGCTTAACCGCAACAATTATAAAAGAAAAGAAAGAAATTGCAAACCAAGAAATCCCAATTATCCAAAGAGATAATTTCATCCCGAACAAATAGCAGATAAGCATTCCAAAAGAAAATGCGAACAGGAAGAGCAAGAACCAAGTCCCAAATCCCATCGGATAGAACGAGAGTATTTCAGTAAGTGCAAAGTTCGAGAGTGCAAGTACGCACAGGTAGAATAAAACAGCTATCCAATAATAGAATGGATATTTCATTTTAAATTCTTTCAATTAACTTTTTCATTAGAAGAGTCATTTTAGGTTCAGCTTTTTTTGCGACTGCGATTATCTTTTCAACGTTTACTGGCTCAAGCGATTCGGGAAAACATAAATCTGTTATAATTGTTATTCCAAAACATCTCATGTTCATGTGATTAGCAACAATGTTTTCCGGAATTGTAGACATACCGACCGCATCGGCGCCGGTCATTCGTAAAAATTTGTATTCTGCAGCAGTTTCGAGATTTGGTCCGGTCACTGCAACGTAAACACCTTTTTGGATTTTGATTTTTTCTTCCACAGCAATTTTTTCTGCAAGCGCAATCAATTCCTTTGAGTACGGTTCAGACATATCGGGGAATCTTACTCCAAGTTCATCATCGTTTGGACCGACGAGAGGATTATCACCGAGCAAATTTATATGATCGCTCATTATCATCAAATCCCCTTTGTGAAAATCGGGATTCATTCCGCCGCCGGCATTTGAAATGAAAAGAGTATCAACTCCGAGTCCCACTTTCTTAGACATCACTCTGACAGGGAAGGTGATCTGCTGCATCGTGTAACCTTCGTAGTAATGAAATCGACCTTGCATTGCAACAACGTCTTTTCCGCCAAGCCTTCCAAAGATTAATTTGCCGTGATGCGATTCAACGGTTGAAACAGGAAAATGCGGAATGTCTTCATATTCAATTACTGTTTCTTTTTCAATTTCATTTGCTAAACCGCCAAGCCCTGTACCGAGAATAATCCCGATTGAAGGAGCCATTGCAGTTTTTGATCTTATAAAAGAGACTGCATCGTTAATTTTTTTTCTGAGGTCTGTCATATTAATCTATCAATAACCGACTCAATCTTTGAATTTGTTTTTTCTTTTTTTGATTCATCTGCTAATTCTGTTTGACCTGAATTCGTCAGTGCATTCATCATTTGCATGTGGGCGGTGATAACAGCACGCAGCCGCATGATTATAGTCTGCTTTTGCTCGCGGAGTTCAAGCACAGCATCGTGAATTGCTTTCGCATCTGCTTTCGCTTTATCTATCAATTGCTTTGCTTTTATTTCGGCTTCTTTAATTAGAAGAACTGCCTGCCGCTTTGATGATTCCATCGAACGTGAAGATGTTTCTTGTGCGGCGAGCAAAGTTTGCTGCAATCCTTTTTCAATCAGCTGATAATCTTGAAGCTTCTTCTGCATTTGATTTACCGAAGATGAAAATTCTTCGTTCTGTTTGATCAACTGATCGAATTCATCTGCGATTATTTCGAGAAAAGTATTCACTTCGTCGGGATCATAACCGCGTATGTTTCTTTTGAATTCCTGACGCTTAATGCTCAGAGGTGTAATTCTCATGACTCAAATATCAATTATTAATTTTCAATTATCAATTTTCAATTACTAATTCACTCTCCTTCTGCTGCCGAATATCGCTGTACCGATTCTTAGTATTGTTGCACCTTCTTCTATTGCAATTTCATAGTCGGATGTCATTCCCATTGAAAGTTCTTTCAAATCACAATTTTCAGTTTTGAAGGAAGAATTCTTTTCCTTTAACTCACGCAGCACCGTAAAACATCTTCGGATTTCTTTTTCATCTTCGGTGAAAGTTCCAATGGTCATTAATCCACTGAATTTTATATTCTGAAATTCCGAAATGCTATTCATAAAATCCTCAAGTTCGCTTTCGTCCAAACCGAATTTAGTTTCTTCTTTAGCTGTGTGAATCTGAATCAATCCATTCACGATTATAGATTTTGTCTCAGCCCGCTTATTTATTTCACTTGCGAGCTTGATACTATCGATGCTTTGAATCGACGAAACTTTATCGAAAATATACTTTACTTTATTGGTTTGCAAATGTCCTATCATGTGAAATTTTGCCTTAGAATCAACTTTTTCGAACTTGCCTAAGAATTCCTGAACTTTATTTTCCCCAAATTCTGATATGCCAAGTTCTAAGGTTTGATTCAAAATCTCTGGGGGAATTGTTTTTGAGACAGCAATTATCTTTATTTCATCGCTCTTAATTCCAGCTTTTTCAGAAGCTTTACTGATCTTGGCTCTAACGACTTCAATATTTTCTTTAAGTGTGCTCAAAGATTGACGATTAAATTTATACCAAGTCGGGGTAAAAAGCAAGCAAGAAGAACAAGATCGATCTAAATTAAAGGTATGTAAGAGTAAGTTATATTCATCATCCCCCAGTCACATAATCAAACTGCTTCGTTTTGAAACAAGTCCACCACCTCCATTGACACATTTCGCCGGACATACTTCTTGCTCCACCGAGTATTGATTTGGCATCGTATCCCAGCAATCGTAAATAAGCAACGACATAGGCAGAAGTCTGTCCATCGCTGTCATAAACCGCAACCTTTTGATCGTTTGGAATTGTTTGAAGATACGCCGAACTGTTCAAATCCAAACGTGGTTGGAATAAGACTGCGCCTGGCGGATGGCCATAATCTCCCATCCGATAAAGTGAAGATGAACCGTAACAGATAACAAAGTAGTCAATTGTCTTTTTATCTGTATTATATGTGTTCATTATCGTATCGATATCGATAGAGGCGTTATCCCAGCCTTGTTCAAGCAACAGTTTAATTCTCGATTCTAAAATCTTATCGATCGTTTTTTCACCCGTGATCAAAGCAGGCAGGCTGACATAATTTAATTTAGGGAACGATTGATGCGTGAATCTCCCAATGTTTCTTGCATTCTTTGAACTTTCGATTAGCTTGTTCACAAAATCCGAGTGCCAAATTCCCATTCCGAGATTCATTGAATATACGTTTTGATATCCATAGAGCCTGAGCAAACAAGCCGCATAACCGGACGACTGACCTGTATTACTAATAATTACAATTTTCTTAATAATAGAGGTGTCAACAGATTTGATATAATCAAACAGATTTTTCATTTCGATATTTTTAGCATTTGCGATATGCCCTGCTGTGAAATCCACTTTTTCGCGTATGTCGAGAAGAAGATATTTTTCTAAATTCATGTTGACTTCTTCAGGAGAGATTAAGGATGGAGAATTCGTTGAATTTATAAAATTACCGTGAGTCTCAAGATAAACAAGCATTAATTCGGAGTTACTTATCTCGGGGAGCGGTTCGAGAGGATTATCTCTAAAGCAACTGGGTAACAACGTGAGAATTATTATGAAGAAAATCGTGGCGCACTTATTCATATATTCTCACATAAGATTTATCCGCCTGTTACATAAGTATAGTTCATTATATCAGATGATTTCAATCTGATGATCCGGGTGGAAAGGAGTTGATCGTTCCCGAACATTCCCATTGCACCAAGATAAATGGACTTCGCATCGTAGCCAAGCATTCTCAAATAAGCAACCAAATATGCGGCAATTTCACCGTTGTCATCATATACAGCAATTTTCTTATTTGGCGGGAGTGTTTGCAAGTAAGTTGACGATTTCAAATCTATCCTTTGTTCATAACGTACCGTTCCAGGCGGATGCCCATTATCTCTTATGTTATAAAGACGAGCCGGCGCATAACACACAACGAAATAATCGATGATCTCTTTTGTTTTATCATAATCCTTCATCACTGTATCTATATCCACGAGAGCTTTTGAAAAACCTTCATTGAGTAAAATATTAATCCGAGATTCGATTTTATCGAGTGTCTGAACTTTGCCTGTTGCAAGCTTTGGCATTGATGAAAAATTTGGCTTCGGTGTGCTGTAAAAATCAAACCTTCCGACAAACTTTGCATTTCTAATTGAATTATACCATTTACTCGAAAAATCCAAGTGCCATGCTGACATTCCCCACTGCATTGAATAAACTTTTTCGTAACCTCCCAGCCGCAGCAGCGATGCAGAATATGCAGCTGATTGACCTGTCGCACTTACTAACACAATTTTTTCGAATTTCGAAGTGTCAATAGATTTAATGTGCGCCAATAAGTCTTTCATCAAAACATTTTTTGCACCTTCGACATGCCCCTTTGAAAAATCAGATGACTCACGAATGTCGATGATATAATACTTGCTTAGATTAGAATTAACATTAGCTGCTGTAACAAATGCGGGTGCTTTCGTTGAGTTGATGAAATCGCCATGTGTTTCAAAATAGACAAGCAGCTCCTCTGAATCTCCCATATCAGAGATGGTTTCGATTGGATTATCTTTAAAACATCCATAGGTAAAAATTGTAAGTGTAATAAATGCGATTAATAAATATTTATATTTCATTGTGTAGTATATTTTCATAAACTTTTTTATTTAGCTAAAACCAGCGATCTACCAATTCCAAGGAACATACCAATGCCGTCACCGTACACGTTCCACTCGATGTTTCCGCCTGCTTGTGTGAATGTATCTTCAATCGGCTGATTGAACTTTTTTGTTTTGAAATAATCCCGAAATTTTTCGTCAAAAGAGTAAACTCTGATATAAAGCTTTCCTTTAAAGGTGTTAATAATGTCTCTCGGAATTGTAATTGTTCTAAGCTGGAGCTTTTCATTTTCTTTATCGCTTTCTTTCGATAATGCGTACATTTCTTCAGCCTCTTTTATTAGAAGATTATTTTCATAAACCGCCCAGGTTGCGCCATAAACTTGCCCAGGCTTATTGAACACCTCTCCCTTAATGTATGCCGTTGTTCCGTCGTCAATCAAAAAAACATTAGTGACTCCTGGATTACTCGGGACAAAAGTCTTAGCATAAACATTTCTATCTTTCCACTTTCCGAAGAGTTCATATTCTTTATTTCCCTCGATCTGTAAATTTATGAGTGGTTTATACACGCCCTTTGAAGAATACTTCAGAGGTATGACACGCACTCCATCTTTTATGTAACAAACAACATCTTTAAGCTCTGCTTTTTCAATCGTGAATGTTTCAATAAGCGGAAGTGTCTTGGTAAATGTTACTCCCTGAAAAACTTGATAACCTTCAAGAAGACCTTGAACAACAACTTTTTCTTCATAAGGCAGATTTGTTTCAATCACATCAATCTTTTCGCATCCAAAAATAATAATTGTAAAAAGCAGAATCGATAAATTAAGTAGTTTCATCATTTCACCTAAAAAGTAAAGTTAATTGAAAGAGTCGGCATAAATGGGAACAATGTAAGCTGTTTTAGTTTTGGAATTTTCTCGCCAGCTTCATTCGTCTCAAAAGATATATATTGAGCAAACGGATTTTTCCTGTTATAAACATTGAATAAACCAAACGTAGCATTCATAGAACTGCTCAGCCATCTAAATTTGTACGATATACTTAAATCTAGCTTGTGATATGCCGGCAGACGAAAAGCGTTTCTTTCAAGGTAATTAAATCGGATGTTTTGATTGCTCGTTCCACCAATTTCATTGAAGTAATATTGACCTGTCGGCAATGTATAAGCCTGCCCTGTTCCATAAGTCCAAGTTGCGCTGATGTTCCAATGATTAAATAGACTGTAAGAGAGAACGATCGATACATCATGACGCCGGTCATAACGCGGATAGAATATTTGCCCGCGATTGAGTTCGTCGAACAATCGTCTTGTCCAAGAAATTGTGTAACCAATCCATCCATTCAGATCACCAGCACGCTTTTGGAGAAAGATTTCAATTCCATATGCCTCACCTTTTCCGACAACAAGCTGATCTTCAACTTCTGTATCAATTGAGAAAGTTGCCGCAGAAGAATATTCTAAGAGATTTTGCATGTTTTTATAATATCCTTCGATCGAGAAAAGATATACTTCATTGAAAAGATATGATTCGATTCCACCAACGAATTGATCGGAACGTGCCGGCTCAATCCGCTCATTCGAAGGATACCAAATATCAGTTGGAAGCGAAACATCATTACGGACAATAAGATGAAGGAATTGATGTGCCCGCGCATAAGCTCCCTTAAAAAACACATTTTCCATCAGTGCAAGCGTCAAAGAGATTCGGGGTTCAATAGAGAGTTTTTTTCGTTCTTTAAAATAGTAAAGGCGTGCACCTATATTTGTAGAAAGCTCAGGAATAATTTTCCATTCATCTGATGCGTACGCAACGGCTTCAAGTGACAATTGATCGTTTCCAGATCCGCTTCCGCGCTCAATTTCGCTTAGGAAAAAGTCGCTCGATACAAGCCTGAATCTATGCAAAGTGATTTCAGTACCGATTCTAATTGTATGTTCTTCGATTGGAAAAAATTCTGTTTCGCGTTTGAATAAAAAGTCTTGCAGTTTTGTAGATGCGAAGAAATCGGCTGCCGAAGCTCTACCCGATTTATCTTCAAGCAAGACGTCAAAATCATAATTTGTGTAACTCAGTGATGTGTTCGAAAATAAAGTTGGATTGGAGATTTGAGTCCAATTCAAACTCATGGTTGTATTTCCCCAATTTATATCGTATCCGATATCTTTTGCATTAAGAGAATTATATAATCTGTCTTCTCCCATTAAACCACTCACGGAAAGCCAATGCGATTCGTTTATTTTGAAAGATATTTTTCCATTCACATCAAAGAAATTATATCTCGGAAGAATACTTCCCTTGTATAATGCACCTTGAAGCACATCGTAATACATTCTTCTGCCAGAAAACATAAAAGTTGAATTATCTGTCAAAGGTCCTTCGACGAAGAGATTCGAATTAATTAATCCGACTCCCATTTTTCCAGTGAATTGCTCTTTGGTTCCTTCTCGAAGCTTGACATCGAGAACACTTGAAAGCCTCCCGCCATATTGTGCAGGGAACGCACCTTTGATCAATCGAATATCATTTATAGCTTCAGTATTAAACGTGCTTGCAAAATTTCCCATATGTGCCGGATTATATACAATAACTCCATCAAGCAGAGTTAATGTCTGATCGGGCGAGCCGCCGCGAACATAGAGTCCGGTTGAAATTTCTGTCGCGACTTTTATCCCGGGCAGGAGTTGGAGTGTTCTAAAAAGATCCACTTCGCCGGTCAACGAGGGGAGAGTTTTAAGCAGTTCTGGAGAAACATCAATTGAACTGATTGGAGGGGCAATTTCAGAACCGCGCTTTTCGCGAACAACAACTTCAGGAAGTACAACTTCTTCTTCGGCAATTTCGAAATTAATTCTAATTGAATTTTCACCGGCTGCTTTTACTTTTTTAATTGAACTTTTATAACCGATACTTCTTGCCACAAGGAAATATTCTCCTGCTGGAACATTTGGGAGGGAATAAAATCCAAAGCGATTTGTTGCCGCTCCTCGAAAAGGGGGCTTGGTGAAAACTGAATCTTCATATAGAATCACGTTCGTACCTATTACGGCCTGTCCTGATATAACTTCGGTAACAACACCTGCAATGGTTGTGTTTTGCTGAGCAATCGATAAGTTGAAATAAATCAACATCAATGTCAGCCCGACAAGAGTTCGGTTGAAAATAAGATTAAAGATCACAAACTTTTTATTCATTGTTCACTAAAATTTTTGGTTTCAAAGATACACATTTGGAAGGTTATAAACACAAAGTGATAGAATTATTTTAACCAACATTCTCCTAACTGTTAAATTAAAATTTCCCCTTCAAGATAAAGGACTGCGTTTCCTGATATCTTTACGCGATCGCCGAGATTTTCACAAAAAAGTTCTCCCCTTCGTTGAGAAAGCTGAAACGCATGAAGTTTATTTTTATTCAGCTGCTTTGACCAATATGGAATGAGCGAACAATGTGCTGAACCTGTAACCGGGTCCTCAAGAATTCCCGCATTTGGAGCAAAGAACCGTGAACAAAAGTCGTATCCATTTCCTGGCGCCGTGACAATTATCCCAAGAAAGTCCTTGAAAGTTTTTAATAATTCAAAATTTGGAGATAATGAAATAATCTGTGATTCGTTTTTGTATACTACAAACAAATCGCGTGATCTTAGTATTTCCATCGGCTCAAGACCAAGCGCTGCACTGATATTTTCCTCAGGTTGATATGGAATTGGATCTCTTGCAGGAAAATCAAGGGAAAGAAGTTCAGCAGTTCTTTCAACTTTCAATTTTCCACTTTTAGTTTCAAAACTAACTGAACTAATATTTTTATTTATGAAATTAAAAATTACAAATGCACTCGCAAGAGTTGCATGCCCACACAAGTCAACTTCCATCGTCGGAGTAAACCAGCGCAGTTCGTAAAGGTCTTTGTCTTTC from Ignavibacteria bacterium carries:
- a CDS encoding class I tRNA ligase family protein translates to MFKQHTEKIKYSEIEKEILGFWESNKIFEKSISSRSSDKFFTFYEGPPTANGKPGIHHVMARTIKDIICRYKTLQGFQVHRKAGWDTHGLPVEIEVEKQLGIKQKDEIISYGVSEFNKACKNSVFTYLKDWNEITRRIGYWINLDDAYITCTNEYIESVWWSLKRFFDEGFIYKGFKIQPYCTRCETPLSSHELSLGYEDVKDPSIYIAAKIKGQEDTYFLVWTTTPWTLISNVALAVRNDIDYVKAKLIDEKKKAYFLILAKERLSVLPEGYEVVETYKGNDLLGWEYERLFDYIPVDKRGFYVVDGDFVTTEDGSGIVHMAPAFGEDDYQAGRKFDLPFVNPVDKSGRFNELVTDFKHQHVKEADPHIIQNLRSRGLL
- a CDS encoding purine-nucleoside phosphorylase, which gives rise to MTDLRKKINDAVSFIRSKTAMAPSIGIILGTGLGGLANEIEKETVIEYEDIPHFPVSTVESHHGKLIFGRLGGKDVVAMQGRFHYYEGYTMQQITFPVRVMSKKVGLGVDTLFISNAGGGMNPDFHKGDLMIMSDHINLLGDNPLVGPNDDELGVRFPDMSEPYSKELIALAEKIAVEEKIKIQKGVYVAVTGPNLETAAEYKFLRMTGADAVGMSTIPENIVANHMNMRCFGITIITDLCFPESLEPVNVEKIIAVAKKAEPKMTLLMKKLIERI
- a CDS encoding TonB-dependent receptor, whose protein sequence is MNKKFVIFNLIFNRTLVGLTLMLIYFNLSIAQQNTTIAGVVTEVISGQAVIGTNVILYEDSVFTKPPFRGAATNRFGFYSLPNVPAGEYFLVARSIGYKSSIKKVKAAGENSIRINFEIAEEEVVLPEVVVREKRGSEIAPPISSIDVSPELLKTLPSLTGEVDLFRTLQLLPGIKVATEISTGLYVRGGSPDQTLTLLDGVIVYNPAHMGNFASTFNTEAINDIRLIKGAFPAQYGGRLSSVLDVKLREGTKEQFTGKMGVGLINSNLFVEGPLTDNSTFMFSGRRMYYDVLQGALYKGSILPRYNFFDVNGKISFKINESHWLSVSGLMGEDRLYNSLNAKDIGYDINWGNTTMSLNWTQISNPTLFSNTSLSYTNYDFDVLLEDKSGRASAADFFASTKLQDFLFKRETEFFPIEEHTIRIGTEITLHRFRLVSSDFFLSEIERGSGSGNDQLSLEAVAYASDEWKIIPELSTNIGARLYYFKERKKLSIEPRISLTLALMENVFFKGAYARAHQFLHLIVRNDVSLPTDIWYPSNERIEPARSDQFVGGIESYLFNEVYLFSIEGYYKNMQNLLEYSSAATFSIDTEVEDQLVVGKGEAYGIEIFLQKRAGDLNGWIGYTISWTRRLFDELNRGQIFYPRYDRRHDVSIVLSYSLFNHWNISATWTYGTGQAYTLPTGQYYFNEIGGTSNQNIRFNYLERNAFRLPAYHKLDLSISYKFRWLSSSMNATFGLFNVYNRKNPFAQYISFETNEAGEKIPKLKQLTLFPFMPTLSINFTF
- a CDS encoding DUF4249 family protein encodes the protein MMKLLNLSILLFTIIIFGCEKIDVIETNLPYEEKVVVQGLLEGYQVFQGVTFTKTLPLIETFTIEKAELKDVVCYIKDGVRVIPLKYSSKGVYKPLINLQIEGNKEYELFGKWKDRNVYAKTFVPSNPGVTNVFLIDDGTTAYIKGEVFNKPGQVYGATWAVYENNLLIKEAEEMYALSKESDKENEKLQLRTITIPRDIINTFKGKLYIRVYSFDEKFRDYFKTKKFNQPIEDTFTQAGGNIEWNVYGDGIGMFLGIGRSLVLAK
- a CDS encoding rhodanese-like domain-containing protein, translating into MKIYYTMKYKYLLIAFITLTIFTYGCFKDNPIETISDMGDSEELLVYFETHGDFINSTKAPAFVTAANVNSNLSKYYIIDIRESSDFSKGHVEGAKNVLMKDLLAHIKSIDTSKFEKIVLVSATGQSAAYSASLLRLGGYEKVYSMQWGMSAWHLDFSSKWYNSIRNAKFVGRFDFYSTPKPNFSSMPKLATGKVQTLDKIESRINILLNEGFSKALVDIDTVMKDYDKTKEIIDYFVVCYAPARLYNIRDNGHPPGTVRYEQRIDLKSSTYLQTLPPNKKIAVYDDNGEIAAYLVAYLRMLGYDAKSIYLGAMGMFGNDQLLSTRIIRLKSSDIMNYTYVTGG
- a CDS encoding PhzF family phenazine biosynthesis protein, which produces MKIPLYQVDAFTNKVFSGNPAAVCPLEKWTDDTTMQKIAAENNLSETAFFVKKDKDLYELRWFTPTMEVDLCGHATLASAFVIFNFINKNISSVSFETKSGKLKVERTAELLSLDFPARDPIPYQPEENISAALGLEPMEILRSRDLFVVYKNESQIISLSPNFELLKTFKDFLGIIVTAPGNGYDFCSRFFAPNAGILEDPVTGSAHCSLIPYWSKQLNKNKLHAFQLSQRRGELFCENLGDRVKISGNAVLYLEGEILI
- a CDS encoding DivIVA domain-containing protein, with product MRITPLSIKRQEFKRNIRGYDPDEVNTFLEIIADEFDQLIKQNEEFSSSVNQMQKKLQDYQLIEKGLQQTLLAAQETSSRSMESSKRQAVLLIKEAEIKAKQLIDKAKADAKAIHDAVLELREQKQTIIMRLRAVITAHMQMMNALTNSGQTELADESKKEKTNSKIESVIDRLI
- a CDS encoding rhodanese-like domain-containing protein; translated protein: MNKCATIFFIIILTLLPSCFRDNPLEPLPEISNSELMLVYLETHGNFINSTNSPSLISPEEVNMNLEKYLLLDIREKVDFTAGHIANAKNIEMKNLFDYIKSVDTSIIKKIVIISNTGQSSGYAACLLRLYGYQNVYSMNLGMGIWHSDFVNKLIESSKNARNIGRFTHQSFPKLNYVSLPALITGEKTIDKILESRIKLLLEQGWDNASIDIDTIMNTYNTDKKTIDYFVICYGSSSLYRMGDYGHPPGAVLFQPRLDLNSSAYLQTIPNDQKVAVYDSDGQTSAYVVAYLRLLGYDAKSILGGARSMSGEMCQWRWWTCFKTKQFDYVTGG
- a CDS encoding YggS family pyridoxal phosphate-dependent enzyme, with amino-acid sequence MSTLKENIEVVRAKISKASEKAGIKSDEIKIIAVSKTIPPEILNQTLELGISEFGENKVQEFLGKFEKVDSKAKFHMIGHLQTNKVKYIFDKVSSIQSIDSIKLASEINKRAETKSIIVNGLIQIHTAKEETKFGLDESELEDFMNSISEFQNIKFSGLMTIGTFTEDEKEIRRCFTVLRELKEKNSSFKTENCDLKELSMGMTSDYEIAIEEGATILRIGTAIFGSRRRVN